The Aspergillus flavus chromosome 2, complete sequence region CCGTGGTGGCGCACAGTGCTGCCTGGAACCCCTCGCAGTATCTCGGCTGTGCGTGGCTCTGTTGAGGCCAGCAAGCTCGCTCGTGCAAGCGCAGAGTCTTACGCTACCGAGTTCTTCTCTGCAAAGGGtggagttgaagaagctgcGAAACAAGCTAGCCAGGTTCTCAGCGAATCCAACCCCGTCCGGAGCAGTGATATTTTCCTTGCCATCCAGGCTATCAGccaatcctcctccaccgaGCAGTTCCAGGCTGGCCCAACCACCGACCAGACCCCGCCGGGCGTGGTTGATGTCCCCAGCGCtacagaagaggaagtgaCCTTCGCTCTCTACCTCCATGACCCCATTCACGGCATCGCCTTCCACACCATCTCCCAGGCTGTCCCACAGAAATGGATCGACTGGCTTGATGCAGCTGTCCCAGCCACTGAAGACACTACAGCCGATGACATGTGGCACCGAGCCCCTGTTCCGGAAGACATTGCTGAGATCATTGAAAGTGGCGGCGTCGACCCTCGTGAATGGGCTGCTGAATGGATCGAAGAAGCGCTCACTTTAGCTATCGGTGTTGTGGCGCAACGCTATGTCGCTCGGAGAATGGGTGTTGGTGAGGCGGGAGCTGGAAAGGGCAAGATGCGTGCTGAGCAGGCTTCAGTCGTGGAAAGCGGTGCAGGAGAGGTGGCGCGGGCGCTCTAGGGTTGTTTCGTTCCATACCTGTCTTCTTCCAGTTGTTCTACTTGCGAGTGCTATTATTAAAGACCACGATCAGATGATACTCTAATgccgttttcttccttgttcttctgtGTTGTTTGTCTGCGTTTCCTTAATACAGTCATGCCCACCAGAACTAATTTGCAAATACATTTGCCGCCTAAGGCGTACATATTCCTCACCGAGCTCCCGGTCCCAATTATGTATAAAAATCATCAAGCGATGCAACAAAAGCATATATGCGACAGCCGGACGTTCTCCCAATGCAATGATTGAATCCAACAGTGAAGTCTCTGGCGCTATAAGCCGAACGAGAGTCTTCGCGGGTATCTAGTTATCTCATCATCTCATTTTTGTTCAATCCTCATATCAATCATCAAGATTAATCGGCCCCTCCAGATCAGGGACATGCCAGAAATTGGCACGAAGAGCCGTAACACTAAGACAAGTCAGCTCTTATCCAAAGTCACTCTCACAGAAGAAAAGCGGGAAGATCAATGTCATACCTTGTATCACCATTCAACACCGTATGCGCATCCGTCCCCTCCCGACTCGACTGCagtgtcttcttcatctccgatAACTCCGCAGCCCAGGTAAAATCAATCTCCTTGAAATGTGACCCGCTCGTCCCGTTGACGGCGGTCTCAGTGTGTCCATTCACCTTCTTGTCCGCGGTCACTTCTCCATACATACAACCCCGCGGCCAGTAGTAGGGCAAGGCCTCCGTCCAGCGCACAGGTCTGCTCTCCACGTCCTCCCGCATCGGCACGTTCAGATTATATAGCTCAACATCCGCATGCCAATGCTCGTACAGGTAATTGACAACCTTCACGGCATGTCTCGCCGCTGCGCGGATAATCTCATCCGGCTGGGGATCTTTACTTCCGAAGGAGATGGCGATGGCGCGCTTGCTGCAGGTGGCCGCCTCGAGGGCGCCACCGACCGTTCCAGACGAGAGATTGTATACGGTCGAGGCATTGCGACCATGGTTCGGGCCGGAGATGACTAGATCGACGGGGGGACGAtcctggaagaggttgaacAGGCCCAATTGGACGCAGCTGGCCGGGGTGCCGTTTCGGATGACCACCCATTCGGGCTGGGTCTCGGTGTCTGCGGAGTCGGCAGTTTCATCCCACGTTCCGTCGTCCCGGAAGGCAGAGGGGGGTACGTAGGTTGCCTTCAGGGAGGCTTCTATCAGGTGGGCTTTGCCGATCCAGGATCGCGAGGCGGCGGGAATGGCTACGGAGACCAGGTGGCCTGCGTCTTGGAGGGCGTTGACGAATGGGCGAATGTAGGGCGAGAGACGCTTCGAGGGCGGTCCATCATCGTTCACCACCTATTTTCTTGCACATCCGCGGGGGGTTCTGGTTAGTTTCTTGTCCTATTTGCTCTCCGGTTTGGGTTGGTTGCATTgaatcttttttcttttcaatgatTTGTCCGCAGTGGTCTTGTGACGGGGGTGAGCCATTGGGGGGGGAAAGGCGACAAGGTTAAAAGTTCCATACCAAGATATGCATGTTGAAGGTAGTTTGGTCTGTCGATCTATAGGGCTTGGCGGAGGGAGGAAAAAAGTGGTGATGAAATCGGGATTCCGTCGGAGCTTCTTTTTGGAACTACAATTCTTGAACAGCtttggatcttcttcttctggttccGCGTTGGCATGCGCATAGTATTTATAGGGCAGACTCTGCTGGATAAGAATTGAGCCTGGAGGGCCATTTTTCATTACTGCATACCCCGACTACTACCGAAGACATACCGGGGAAAGTAGTCTCCAAAGTGGTCACGGTGAAGATGTTGGAGCTGCGGGGAGTTCCATCTCGGAATGTGGTATGGTATCTTGGTCATGACCGAGACCGTACCACCCAGAGGGACACATATAACTAGATGAATAGCGAAAGATTACCGTACGCAGGGGTACAGAACCAGACCACGGGTATCCCAAAAAGAGGCTGCGGTGAAGAGTCCATCGCACTCGTGGAGAACGACAATGTCACCGTCCGCAAATAACGGTTAGTGAGCAGCTGGAAAACTAATCAGAGCCGCGGCAATGGAAATTCTCGAATGGTCAGATGGTCTCTATCGGAAGACTCTGTCTCAGAACCATCAGGTGACGTGGGAGAGGGGCCGGGTTGGGTGATGTTTATATACTCCTGCATATCGTCCTTTGTTCCAGATGGGGATTGTCAGCACAATCGACGGTATATATGCGATACACAATGCTAGACTGATATGGACTCGACCCGGAAGGGACACATCTTTTGTGTCCTTCTAGGGTTTGTTCGCCGGGCGTTGTGTTCTTCTTGAGATCTTGTCTCACATCACTAGTCCGATCTCAATTgcggtacggagtactgtatgtacattctTGGGGATGCAGCAATCAGTGATAAGATATGATTTGGCCAACAAGCGCCCTCCCTGCCCCAGAATACTTATAATTGACTGTTAAGGGCTATATGCATGAATGCATATTGGCGTCTGTTAAGGGCTTCAGCGTTCGTGTGATGCCTTCCTGGATAGGTCTAGCGCCTGGAGACCTTGGAAGCGACGTTTAATGATTCATTGATATCCACCGAGTGAGGATCCAGGTTTTGCTTCAGGAGAAAATCAGGAGACGCTGGATTCGAAGTCAGAGTTTTCTTAGCCAGTGATTGAGTTCAACAAGCCTCCCCATCATCTTTTCTCTGGGTagacagagagagatattaaactatatcaATTGCAGGGATActtttctagatatatatcaatcTTCCTGGGCGAACTGGAAGGTTCACGTGGACCTTATTTTATTACTCCTCCGCAGTGGGAGTTATTGCCATGTGTACGGTATATGCAATGTGTTAATTTTGTTTGTCCTTTACTTTGTTCTCGCATCGTGAGGCGACTTTGGACCCGGTGGAAAGAGGATCATGATCATCTAAAATAGGCTGAGGTTGAAACCTTGTGGACCCATCCCAAGAGGACACCAGAAAGGGTCCTTCTAGAATAGCGTGATCCCTGTTCATGATTGACTGACTGCAGATGATTTTACTTAGTGTTGTTCAAACAATGATAATCGGTTGTtgattccttttcttattcttttttttttttttttttctttttttctttttgttgcATTTCCAACCACGATAGCGGGTCAGGGTTTGGATGCGCGAGTCAGAAAGCCGAACCAAGGGCACATGGGGCAATGCACGACGGACACCGAACGCCCCGTTCCACCATTCCTCGTTTTCCATGAGATGATTCCGTCGCGTAATCCCAGTCTTGTCATCTTTAAGGCCCTCCTCAATGCGCTCTAGTCTCGATAAACTAGTGGCTTCTTTGGCCTCGCTATCGAACCAACCAACCAGAAAGAGGATGCGGATCAGTCGGATGCAGCGGTGGTacagaaattaaaaaagaaatttagattatagtaGCAGATGGAGTCCAGTCAACCTACTGGACTAGCCAGTCTGACTAGTACTGTGTAGGACGGAGTACAGGAAATCATCTCAGCGTTGCTGGACGATCACCGCGCATTAATCAATCCCGTGTCGGTGCCTGTCGATgatcttttcccctcctcaaaGTCAGAGCGAGAGAATTAAGAACTGATACTTTCTATATAACCGCTTGCAGGACTTTTGATCTGAAGtacaaataaaaaaggaacCTTCCCCCCAACCGCATTTCCTGGAATCAACCAGCCAAAAGTGAAACGTGGTGAAAGCACACAATCAGCCTTTGGTCTGTGCGGGCCTGAACTTATCAGTTTTAGTACCGGAAGGCCGATCGCCGCAAAATCTTTGGTGGGGAAACAAGTCAGCGCATTCGAATTTCTACCATCCCAAGTCACACCATCATCTTTTCATCATCTCACCTCTATCGCCTTCTTGCCGTCTTCCGAAAAGAGTCATATCGTCCGCTATTTATTGATTCCGCGTCGCTGTCGGTGCTCTTGGTTGTTGCGAGAGTCTCCGTCCCTGAACCACGACGCATCCCCAACAACACACGCGCCAAGGCCTTGTCAGCTCCCTCGAGGTCAACCAcatctctccctttttcccCCCCCCGACTCCGATTCCCCTGTATGGACTGCGGGAGTACTGGTACGGCTGCGGGCATTGACCCCAAAATTCTGGATAATTGGCAAACCGACGCTACTTTTTCGATCTCTCCGTGGGAACATCCGCCATACGAGCAGCCGCTAGAGTGGGACAACAGCCAAGACTCGACCCAGGACGATGCTGATATCGTCGAGTTGAATGCCCTTCATGGGTCTCTGGCGAAAAACCATTCCAATGCCGCCTATTTAGATCAATCCTGTGGTTTCCGCAGTGGTGAGAGCAGGTGCGGTCCCCCTCACCCTTTCCATCCCCTGCATCAAGCTGATGGGTTTGCCCTGATAGCAAGACTACCTCACCGGAGAAATTTAGTATCCCTGATGGACCGATCGAGGGCACAGTCAGCGGCACCGTCAGTCCGAGAACCTTGCCATCCTCGGCCGACGATAACTTCCAGCTGGATGAGTCATGGCCACATTATCAACTGTTCAACGCCATGACCGCTGGAATCCCCATGGAAGCACCGCCGCTCCTCTATCCCTACAGCAAAGAACCCGCCACCTCCAACACCGtcattgtcgatgatgttgGGGAGCTCGCACAGGGACATGGGATGCCTGACATCCCATCGGAGCACTTTTTGGCGTTTCAGGGCATGCCTCAGCCCTTCACTTTTGATACCCCGGACGTGTGGACGGAGCCTTCTACTAACCCTTCCCCCGAGAGCATGGCGAATCACACAACCACAGCGTCGATTTCACTGGGATCGGAACTGCCAAACAAGGAAACGAACCCAGTCCGCGATTTTCAGACCCCTTTGAGGTCCCTTGAATCGCGCTGGCTTGACAGTCTGGAGTCTCAACTTCCCTCGAACATGACTTCGCCCGCCTCACTGTCAACTATTCCGCAGGGCCCAGGATttttcaaagaagaaaaaccgGGACAGGATGGTTTTCAGTATAAGTCGGAGAGTTCGTCGGTGTCTGGTGACTTCTCTACTGGTGTATATGAATGCTCCTATTCTGCGACGAGCGATGATGCCCCGGCATTTGCTGAGCGACAgctggacgaagaagatcctTGGAAGGGCGTCCAGAAGGATGAGCCTGAGATGGCGCAGCCCCTTCAGAGCGCGACGGCTTTTATGGTGAGCGAGACGCCGTCAGagtcattctttgtttcggTCCCGTCACGATCTCGGGCATCATCGTCGGCAGCACAACGGTCGACCGCTCGACCACAGGCGCTCGCACTGCAGTCGGTTGCAACGGTTCGGAAACGTAAACAGCGCGGCTCGAACCATTCTTTGGATCTCGGCCAGCCCAAGCCTCTGCAAATTGTACAAGAGGATGGTCAGGGCGGATCCATCGCTTCAGCGGACTTCGTATCCCCGCCACGCGGGGCGCGACGTAAAGGACCTCTGAGTATGGTCGGTCGGGCAAACGCTGGATTGcgaaggaagaacaaggacacCTGCGTGCAGTGTCGTCTGAACAAGCGAAAGGTATGTTTCCCTGGGATCACTCTTTTAACTCGTAGTGAGTACTAATGAGACTGGAATAGTGTGACGGAAACGCTCCATGCGATGCTTGTCGTCCTACGCTCCACGAGCAACCATGTGCACGGGCGTGCTTTGCAAACATTGTGGAGTATGGAACATGCAACTATGTCTGTATGTAAACTCTTTTTGTCGTCAATTTGGCTATATACTAATTCACCTAGCTCAACGAGCCGTCAACCATCCTACATTGGATAGGACAGGCCGTGTCCGGATGGATATTCCGGTAGAGTTCGACTTGAACGATCTCATATCTTTCCTCGGTGAACGGCAAGGACGATTCAACATCCGTGCCAGCCAAGCCTGGGGTTCTCTATATGTTCTTGACCTGGGAGAAACTTACAAATTCCTGAGGAGCTTGAGCGATTATAATGGCAACTCTCGGTCGAACTTCCTCGAGTTCATCGACCGACGGATAGTCGAATCGAAAGATAAGTCGAAGAACTGGCTGACCTGTGTCAAAGACTGTGACCCAGTGAACAATTTCTATGTGAG contains the following coding sequences:
- a CDS encoding acid phosphatase; this translates as MHILVVNDDGPPSKRLSPYIRPFVNALQDAGHLVSVAIPAASRSWIGKAHLIEASLKATYVPPSAFRDDGTWDETADSADTETQPEWVVIRNGTPASCVQLGLFNLFQDRPPVDLVISGPNHGRNASTVYNLSSGTVGGALEAATCSKRAIAISFGSKDPQPDEIIRAAARHAVKVVNYLYEHWHADVELYNLNVPMREDVESRPVRWTEALPYYWPRGCMYGEVTADKKVNGHTETAVNGTSGSHFKEIDFTWAAELSEMKKTLQSSREGTDAHTVLNGDTSVTALRANFWHVPDLEGPINLDD